In Pedobacter sp. WC2423, the following are encoded in one genomic region:
- a CDS encoding 6-carboxytetrahydropterin synthase, with protein sequence MIYITRKESFNAAHKLARPDWSDDHNLEVFGKCANPNWHGHNYQLFVTVKGEINPETGFLVDLKWMKEIINEHIIDKLDHRNLNLDVDFMKDKLASTENLVIAVWDQLLPHIQQGGAILHCVKIYETENNFVEYFG encoded by the coding sequence ATGATTTATATAACCCGCAAAGAATCTTTCAACGCCGCACATAAATTAGCAAGACCAGACTGGTCTGATGATCATAACCTGGAAGTTTTTGGCAAATGCGCCAATCCTAACTGGCACGGTCATAACTATCAGCTATTTGTTACTGTAAAGGGAGAAATAAACCCTGAAACGGGTTTTTTAGTCGACCTGAAATGGATGAAAGAAATTATCAATGAGCATATCATTGACAAACTTGACCACAGAAATCTCAATCTGGATGTAGATTTCATGAAAGACAAATTAGCTTCAACAGAAAACCTGGTGATTGCCGTTTGGGATCAATTACTGCCTCATATTCAACAAGGTGGTGCAATACTGCATTGCGTTAAAATTTACGAAACTGAAAACAACTTTGTAGAGTACTTCGGTTAA
- the folE gene encoding GTP cyclohydrolase I FolE translates to MENNALDAFGEENEGYVKIDRYNTAKTVSISSHYTDILTQLGEDPQREGLLKTPERVAKSLQYLTHGYDIKPDEILRSAMFKEDYSQMVVVKDIEVYSMCEHHMLPFFGKAHVAYIPNGHIVGLSKIPRVVDAFARRLQVQERLTNEIRDCIQETLNPAGVAVVIECQHLCMAMRGIQKQNSVTTTSAFTGEFAKDKTRAEFLRLITARLH, encoded by the coding sequence ATGGAAAATAATGCATTAGATGCCTTCGGTGAGGAAAACGAAGGGTATGTTAAAATAGATCGTTACAATACAGCAAAAACAGTTTCTATTTCCAGTCACTATACGGATATATTGACTCAGCTGGGAGAAGATCCTCAGCGTGAGGGTTTATTAAAAACGCCTGAACGTGTGGCTAAATCATTGCAATATCTGACTCATGGTTATGATATTAAGCCAGATGAAATTTTGCGTTCAGCAATGTTTAAAGAAGATTACAGCCAGATGGTTGTAGTGAAAGACATCGAAGTTTATTCTATGTGTGAACATCACATGCTGCCTTTCTTTGGAAAAGCACATGTAGCCTATATTCCAAATGGCCATATTGTTGGTTTAAGCAAGATTCCACGTGTGGTAGATGCTTTTGCAAGAAGATTGCAGGTACAGGAAAGACTGACGAACGAAATCAGAGATTGTATTCAGGAAACTTTAAATCCGGCAGGAGTAGCAGTAGTAATTGAATGTCAGCATTTGTGTATGGCAATGAGAGGGATACAAAAACAAAATTCAGTGACAACTACCTCAGCTTTTACAGGAGAATTTGCCAAAGATAAAACGAGGGCAGAGTTTTTGAGGTTAATAACAGCACGGTTACATTAG
- the fabD gene encoding ACP S-malonyltransferase produces MKAYLFPGQGAQFSGMGKELYETEMARELFEKANQIIGFRISDIMFSGTEEELKQTSVTQPAIFLHSVILAKSLGDDFKPDMVAGHSLGEFSALVAASAISFEDGLKLVIARANAMQKACELQPSTMAAILGLADDVVEKICAETDEVVVAANYNCPGQLVISGSIEGIDLACAKLTEAGAKRALKLNVGGAFHSPLMEPARIELKEAIENTTILPPVCPIYQNVDPRPQTDPEKIKFNLITQLTGAVRWTQTVERMLADGANEFIEVGPGKVLQGLVKKVSREAQTSSAAIPV; encoded by the coding sequence ATGAAAGCATATTTATTTCCAGGGCAGGGCGCGCAATTTTCAGGTATGGGTAAAGAACTGTACGAAACTGAAATGGCCAGAGAATTATTTGAAAAAGCAAATCAGATTATTGGCTTCCGCATCAGCGACATTATGTTCTCGGGTACTGAAGAAGAGTTGAAACAAACCAGCGTTACTCAACCTGCCATATTCCTGCACTCGGTGATCCTTGCCAAATCTTTAGGAGATGATTTTAAACCTGATATGGTTGCCGGACACTCCTTAGGAGAGTTCTCAGCCTTGGTTGCTGCTTCAGCAATCTCTTTTGAAGATGGATTAAAACTAGTGATTGCACGTGCAAATGCAATGCAGAAAGCCTGCGAATTACAGCCTTCAACTATGGCTGCAATCTTAGGATTAGCAGATGATGTAGTGGAAAAAATCTGTGCAGAAACTGACGAAGTGGTGGTTGCCGCAAATTATAACTGCCCGGGCCAGCTGGTTATTTCCGGCAGTATTGAAGGTATAGATCTGGCCTGTGCAAAATTAACAGAAGCAGGAGCAAAGAGAGCTTTGAAATTAAATGTGGGTGGTGCATTTCACTCTCCGCTGATGGAACCAGCAAGGATCGAACTGAAGGAAGCCATAGAAAACACTACAATTTTGCCTCCGGTATGTCCGATTTACCAGAATGTTGATCCAAGACCACAAACAGATCCTGAAAAGATTAAATTTAATTTAATCACGCAATTGACAGGTGCAGTGAGATGGACACAAACAGTAGAGCGTATGCTGGCAGACGGAGCAAATGAATTTATAGAAGTAGGACCTGGTAAAGTTTTACAAGGGCTGGTAAAAAAAGTAAGCAGAGAAGCACAGACCAGTTCAGCTGCTATCCCTGTTTAA